The region AGCTTTGTTCATCTGACAACCGAATGTTGTGATGTGGTAGCGTCGAGAAGCCGTAGACATGGATACCGTAAGTTGTTGTTGAGTGTTGATAGGGACAATTCTTTATTGTGACGCATTTCAATCATTTCCACGTCTGAACCTGTTGTTTCTCTCAGGGAAAACTCCAGGTCTCTAGCTGGATAATTGAAGTGAGAATGGGCGGGTGGGAAAAAGTCGAAAATCAGGAAATTAATGATAATTACTATTAGGTAAATCTTATGCCAGCCATTATGAAGTTAAATGTATGGCAGTCCATAGGAGTCCAGTAGAATCAAGAGTGATTTTGACTGCATTCGCAGCAAGATTATCATTTCCTTTAGAATTCACAGGACTTTAAAGCTCTAGACGATTTTTCAGGTCTGATGCTGAATCTTATGAGAGGGACGTAGATTTTTAGCAGGAAAGCGGTAAAGTGATACAAGTAGAAATGTAAAGTTTTTGTTGCGTCACTTTTTATCCCGACATTACGGTTTCAGTACTGAACGACTGTCGGCTTTTATTTTCGAGGAGAGAGTAGTTTATGCCGCAGCTTGAGGCTAGTGTAGCAATTGATTTTCGCAGCGAAGCTTACCGAGATGCTTACAGCCGGATTAACGCTATTGTGATTGAGGGCGAACAGGAAGCGAATGAGAATTATGTGAAGCTAGCTGAGTTACTCCCCGACAGTAAGGAACAGCTATTGGGGTTGGCAAAGATGGAGAGTCGTCACAAGAAGGGTTTTGAGGCTTGCGGGCGTAACTTGGAAGTGACCCCAGATATGGCGTTCGCACGAGAGTTCTTTTCATCCTTGCACGGCAATTTCCAAAAAGCGGCAGCAGAGGGTAGGCTGGTAACTTGCTTGTTGATTCAGTCTCTTATTATTGAGTGCTTCGCGATCGCAGCGTATAACATCTACATTCCGGTCGCAGATGCCTTTGCCCGTAAAAT is a window of Leptolyngbyaceae cyanobacterium JSC-12 DNA encoding:
- a CDS encoding fatty aldehyde decarbonylase (IMG reference gene:2510097721~PFAM: Protein of unknown function (DUF3066)~TIGRFAM: long-chain fatty aldehyde decarbonylase), which codes for MPQLEASVAIDFRSEAYRDAYSRINAIVIEGEQEANENYVKLAELLPDSKEQLLGLAKMESRHKKGFEACGRNLEVTPDMAFAREFFSSLHGNFQKAAAEGRLVTCLLIQSLIIECFAIAAYNIYIPVADAFARKITEGVVKDEYSHLNFGEEWLKANFEQSKAELEAANRENLPLVWQMLNQVEEDARVLGMEKDALVEDFMIQYGEALSNIGFTTRDVMRLSAMGLSAA